Genomic segment of Methanolobus mangrovi:
TGAAGAAAGGCCTTGAAGGCGTAGTAGCTTTGGATACCAAAATTTCCTTTATTGATGGTATCCAGGGAATCCTGATGTATAGGGGGATCAAAATAGAGGATCTTGCTGATCTCTCTTATGATGCGGTTTCCTATCTCCTCATCAATGGAAATATTCCCAATGAAACTGAGTTGTTAGAATACTCTCAGGAAATCAAAAAGAACCGTCAAATAAATGGTAAACAAATAGAAGTGCTCAATGAATTCGATTTTGGAATTGAGGCTCTTGACGGTTTAAGAACCGCTATTTCATGTACAGCTCACTTTGATCTTGAAAACAACCATCATTCACCTGATGCGAATAAGAACAAATCCATCAGGCTTGTTGCAAAATTCCCAACTATTGTTGCAGCTTTGCATCGGGCAAGTTTTGGTCAGGAACCATTAGAACCGAATGATGAACTATCCCATGGTGCCAACTTCCTTTACATGCTTACCGGCAAGATCCCAACAGAACTTGAAGCTGAAGCAATGGAAAAGGACCTTATACTGAGTGCTGAGCATGAATTGAATCCATCAACATTCTCTTTGAGAATTGCAGCATCAACCCTGTCAGACCTGTACTCGGCTGTTATATGTGGTCTTTGCACCCTAAAAGGACCTTTACACGGTGGTGCCAGAAAAGGTGTAATGGATATGCTGGATGAGGTTGGAACTATAGAGAACGTCCAGAGTTACGTTCTTGACAAACTCGAAAAGAAAGAGAAGATCATGGGATTCGGGCATCGTGTCTATAAGACGTATGACCCCAGAGCTAGAATATACAAAGATGTCGCAAAAAGGTTATCCATAGAAAAACAAGACAGCAGCTGGTTTGATATGGCTGAGGAAATTGAGCGCATTCTTTACCACGAATTCGTAGAAATAAGAGGAAAGTCGCTCTATCCGAATGTGGATTTCTATTCTGCAGTGGTATACAAGTATCTGGATATTCCCGCTGAACTTGCAACTTCCATATTCGCAATCGGAAGGGTTTCAGGATGGATAGCCCATTGTATGGAACAATATGCCGATAACCGGGTAATCAGACCAAGGGCACATTTTGTGTGAGCCCTTATCTATTCTTTTTCACATTCCTTTTTCAGGTTATTGTTCATACTTTCAAAACCCTGTCTGGTCCTTTCACCTATCAGGGACAGTATAAGCGGTGCAAGTATACCCCGGAACCTTTCACACTGTATGAATCTCGTCCTGCTATTTTCAAGTTCCTCGATTCTGAATACATGTTCACCGTCAAAGATACCTTTTACCCATAAATTGCCTATCCACCTGTATTCGTGCACAGGCTCTACTTTTGTGATAACCGGATTGAAATTTACACCTTTCATGCCCGGTGG
This window contains:
- a CDS encoding citrate/2-methylcitrate synthase yields the protein MEEMKKGLEGVVALDTKISFIDGIQGILMYRGIKIEDLADLSYDAVSYLLINGNIPNETELLEYSQEIKKNRQINGKQIEVLNEFDFGIEALDGLRTAISCTAHFDLENNHHSPDANKNKSIRLVAKFPTIVAALHRASFGQEPLEPNDELSHGANFLYMLTGKIPTELEAEAMEKDLILSAEHELNPSTFSLRIAASTLSDLYSAVICGLCTLKGPLHGGARKGVMDMLDEVGTIENVQSYVLDKLEKKEKIMGFGHRVYKTYDPRARIYKDVAKRLSIEKQDSSWFDMAEEIERILYHEFVEIRGKSLYPNVDFYSAVVYKYLDIPAELATSIFAIGRVSGWIAHCMEQYADNRVIRPRAHFV
- a CDS encoding SRPBCC domain-containing protein gives rise to the protein MHKICTDIIIEAPINEVWDLLTDFESFDKWNPFITRIKGELEPGSRLDVYMQPPGMKGVNFNPVITKVEPVHEYRWIGNLWVKGIFDGEHVFRIEELENSRTRFIQCERFRGILAPLILSLIGERTRQGFESMNNNLKKECEKE